ACAGCAAGTTATTAATGACAAATCTAAACTACTAAGTCAATCTATCGAGCTTGCCAAACTACGCAAGATCAAGCAGCTGAAACAGACTGAGCTTGCAGCCATGATGAATGTATCGCAAGCGAATATTTCAAAGGTTGAGAGCGGTAAGGATATTCAGCTATCGACCTTACAAAACTATGTCAGAGCGTTAGGCGGTGAGGTGAGTATTATCGCTAAGATGCCTGATCATACAGTCACCTTGATATAGCAGCCTCAGTCTGTAGGCGAACCCTCAGGACTTTTATAACTTGTTTTAAATCTTATAATCTAATACCTGAGGTGATGGTAACCAATGAGTCAAGCCAAGTAACGGACTGCGGTAACCCTGACCCAATATTATAAATCCTGTTTAAATAAGTTAAATAAAATCTACCATAACCCATTAACCAATAATAAATAATTAGAGATTAAAATGGCATTTAACCAAACCCAGTTTTTTGAAGATCTAGAAAAATTAACTACTAAAGTCATTGATAAAAATAAAAAAGAAGACTTTATCTTTGATTTCCTAACACTGCTAGATGTCTCAAAATCTACTATCACATCACTCAAAAAAAATGACGGTCGTTTTAACGTAGCAGCCAATCCTGAAGCTGGCGAGGTTGCCAATAAGCAGCGCATTTACTTTAAGCCTATCGATGCAGGCCAAGACCTTGCTAAAGCGCTAAGTGAGGTGGTAAGCAGCACAATCATCAATCAGCACAAAATCCGCATGGTAATGGTGACAGACTTCAACACCGTACTGATTAACGATACTAAGTATGATGAGACGCTTGACTGCGACTTTGCTGATCTTTATAAAAACTATCACTTCCTATTGCCACTTGCCGGCCTAGAGCGTGCTCGCGAGTACTCAGAGCATCCGGCTGATGTGCAAGCGTCAGAGAAGATGGGGCGCTTGTTTGACCATATCCGTAAGCTCAATGAGTTTAATACTGCTGATGACTTACATGCTCTCAATATATTTTTGACGCGACTACTGTTCTGCTTTTATGCCGAAGACACTGGTATTTTTGAGACTAACCAGTTCTATGACGTTATTGATAGAACCACCAATATAGATGGCAGTGACGTCGATAGCGTCTTATATGAGCTGTTTGAAGTTCTCGACTTACCTGAGTCTAGCCCAAAGCGCGATGCTAAGCCCACTCACTTAAGCGCATTCCCCTATGTGAACGGCAGCTTGTTCGCATATCAGTTTGCCATTCCTGAGTTTGATGCGCGTACCCGTCGTATCTTGCTAGAGTGTGCCCGTTTGAGCTGGGCCGAGATTAACCCAGATATTTTCGGCTCCATGTTTCAAGCAGTGATCGATCCTGAGCAGCGTGGCAGCTTAGGACAGCATTACACTAGTGTTAGTAATATCATGAAAGTCATACAGCCGCTATTCTTAGATGAGCTGCGTGCAGAGCTGGACATAGTTATAGCGCTGAGTAATGACAATCGCCATAAGAATAATAAAGCTGAGCGCTTAGATGCCTTACTTAAGCGTATCAGCCAAATCAAGGTATTTGACCCAGCTTGCGGGTCAGGCAACTTCTTAATTATTGCTTATAAAGAGTTACGCAAACTAGAAATTGATGTATTAAAAGCACAACGCGACTTACTAGGCTCTAATGACAACTTATTGGGTCTAGGTTTTGATAGTGTGGTCAGCTTAGATAATTTATACGGTATCGAGTATGACGACTTTGCCAGTCAAATAGCGCGTTTGTCACTTTGGCTCGCTGAACACCAAATGAATGTGCTATTCGAGCAAGAGTTTGGTGCCTCTCAGCCTATGCTGCCACTCAAAGATAGTGGGCATATTGTTTATGGTAATAGCTTGCGTATAGATTGGAATGAGGTCTGCCCAAATAATGGCAGTGATGAGATTTATATTATTGGTAATCCACCGTTTGGAGGCACAACCAATAGAACTGATGAACAATCTGAAGATATGAAAATCGTTTTTGGCAAAAAAAAGCTAAAGTACTTGGACTATGTCACTTCTTGGTTTTGGAAAGGCTCACAATATATTACTAACTCTAATGCCAAGCTTGCTTTAGTTGCTACCAACTCAATTACGCAAGGTGAGCAAGTTGGCATGTTATTTCCTGATATTTTTGAATTAGGGATAAACATTGTCTTTGCATATCAGTCTTTCCCGTGGCGTAATAACGCTAAACATAATGCTGGAGTACATGTTGTTATTATTGGGTTATCGGCAATATCGATTAAAGAAAAACACATATATAAATATATAGATAAAATCTGGCATACAGAATTTGTATCTAATATTAGCCCTTACTTAGTCTCAGGTTCAAACTTTGCTGTTCTTGGTAGAAGTAAAGCAATTCATGGTGGCTCACCAATGATTAAAGGTAATATGCCAACTGATGGTGGTAACTTATTAATGACGACTGAAGAAAAAAATGAGTTGATTAATAAAGAGCCAGAAGCGGAACAATGGATAAGAAAGCTTTTAGGTTCTGATGAGTTTTTGAATGGCAAAGAAAGATGGTGTTTATGGTTTCCAGATGAAAAACTAGAGATGCTTGAGCAGCTTCCTTTAATTAAGAGCAGGTTAGATGGGGTAAGACAAAGTAGGTTAAAAAGCCCTGCTAAATCTACTAGAGAATTTTCCAAATACCCACATATATTTAGACAGATTGCACAACAAAAAACAGGAAATTATATTTTAGTCCCAAGAGTATCATCAGAGCGGCGCAAATATGTTCCAATGGATTTTATAAGTTATGAAGTTATTTCAACTGATCGAAATCAATTAATTCCAAATGGTTCAATGTATACATTCGGTATTCTAAACTCAATTCTCCATAACGAATGGATGCGATTGGTAACAGGTCGCTTAGAAAGTCGTTATAACTATTCTATCACTACAGTTTACAATACTTTTATATTCCCTGATGCGACTGATGATCAGAAGAAGAAAATTGAAAACCTTGCGGAAGAAATTCTGCTAGCCCGAGCCAGTAATGCTGGCATGACCCTAGCTGAGCTATATGATCCCGATAAGATGCCAGAAGATTTAAAACAAGCGCATAGCAATCTCGATGATGCGGTGGACAAGCTGTATCGCCCACAAGGTTTTTCTAACACTGAAGAGCGCTTGGCCCATTTGCTGGCACGTTATGAGCAGCTTATCGAGGCAGAGCAGCAGCGCAAAGGTAAAAAGAAAGCTAAGTAGCTTTTATACGATCCGCAGCCTAAAAAATAACGCCACACATCTTGTCTATAGTAGAGTAAACCATGTCTCAGCCCGTTAATATTTTAAACCAGACTTACGCCCGTACTGGTCAAAGCAAGACACATAATTCGATGGGCATGCGTGAAATGCAGGCGCGTGCATTTGAGAAGCGTCATAGCCAGTATTTGCTTATTAAGTCGCCGCCGGCCTCTGGTAAGTCACGTGCCATGATGTTTTTGGCATTGGATAAGCTTATCAACCAAGGTATCAAGAAAGTCATCATTGCCGTACCAGAGATGAGTATTGGAAAGTCTTTTAAGTCAACAGCGCTCAGTGACTATGGTTTCTTTGCAGATTGGCAAGTAGCAGATCGCTATAACTTATGCTTAAATATTGCTCAAAGTGACTCTAGCAAGAGTGCTATATTTTCAGAGTTTCTCACTTCAGACGTAGATGATAATTCCCTACCTCAGGTTTTAGTTTGTACTCATCACAGTTTTAGATATGGCTTTGATAAGATAATCGAGAACGGCGGTAGTATTGAGTTATTCAATGATATTCTTATTGGTATTGATGAGTTTCATCACGTATCAGCAGGTGAATCAAATCGCTTAGGTGCCATACTAGATGGCATTATGACGCGGACTAGCGCACATATTGTGGCAATGACGGGCTCATATTTCCGTGGTGACTCAGTGCCCATCTTGTCAGATAGCGACGAAGAAAAGTTCGATAAGGTAACTTACACCTACTACGAACAGCTTAATGGTTATGAACACTTGAAATCATTGGGACTCGGCTATCACTTTTATAAAAAATCATTTTTCGATGCCTTAGATGAATGCTTAGATACCAGCAAAAAAACTATCATCCACATTCCTAACGTCAACAGCCTCACTGCTGAGACAGACAAATATGAGACCGTTGGCCGTATCATAGATGTCATTGGTGAAGTTGAGTCTCGTGATGATATTACTGGTGTTATGACAATACGCGCACATGACGGTAAGCAATTGCTATTAGCTGACTTGGTGACTGATGACGCTATGCGGGCGAATACTCAGGCTTATTTAGCTGATATTACCTCTCGCGATCAGATGGATATCATTATCGCACTTGGTATGGCAAAAGAAGGCTTTGACTGGGAGTATTGTGAACATGTATTGACCATTGGCTATCGAGGCTCTCTGACTGAGGTGGTGCAGATTATTGGCCGCTCAACACGCGATAGCGCGGGCAAACACCATGCTCAATTTACCAATCTAATTGCTGAGCCAGAAGCTGATAAGTCTGAGGTGACAAGCTCTGTTAATGACTTATTAAAGGCCATTACTTTATCGCTGCTGATGGAACAAGTGCTCAAACCTAACATTAACTTTAAACGTCGTAGTGAGCTGGATATATTAGGTAAGGCAGACTTGCCGGCAGGTACCATTATCATTGACGATACAGTAAACCCTCCCTCTGATCGTGTCATGAAGATACTCAACCAAGACCGTGATGAGATATTGGCGCAGTTAGCCCAAAATACAGAGAACATCAAAAAGTATATCGCCGCTGAAACCAATAACGTAGAAACCGAAGCTGTGTCAGATACCGTCATTCCAAGTATTATTCGTAGTAAGTACCCAGCGCTGGATACCAATGAAGTAC
This is a stretch of genomic DNA from Psychrobacter alimentarius. It encodes these proteins:
- a CDS encoding DEAD/DEAH box helicase is translated as MSQPVNILNQTYARTGQSKTHNSMGMREMQARAFEKRHSQYLLIKSPPASGKSRAMMFLALDKLINQGIKKVIIAVPEMSIGKSFKSTALSDYGFFADWQVADRYNLCLNIAQSDSSKSAIFSEFLTSDVDDNSLPQVLVCTHHSFRYGFDKIIENGGSIELFNDILIGIDEFHHVSAGESNRLGAILDGIMTRTSAHIVAMTGSYFRGDSVPILSDSDEEKFDKVTYTYYEQLNGYEHLKSLGLGYHFYKKSFFDALDECLDTSKKTIIHIPNVNSLTAETDKYETVGRIIDVIGEVESRDDITGVMTIRAHDGKQLLLADLVTDDAMRANTQAYLADITSRDQMDIIIALGMAKEGFDWEYCEHVLTIGYRGSLTEVVQIIGRSTRDSAGKHHAQFTNLIAEPEADKSEVTSSVNDLLKAITLSLLMEQVLKPNINFKRRSELDILGKADLPAGTIIIDDTVNPPSDRVMKILNQDRDEILAQLAQNTENIKKYIAAETNNVETEAVSDTVIPSIIRSKYPALDTNEVRQVQEGVMQYMAINRQGGVVEGKDIPNDAVIENERCFIKQGHEYVDIATLNAERKSELNENDIIKERHLPSGAKIYDPKTKSSSSNDSNPSNGFVKVGSKFVNVNNLPIDLVKSVNPFHDAYEVLSRTVDKEVLQTINDVVHASRSTVTEAEAVLMWPKIVAFIKSKGRQPNRNSEDAIERRMTEVISYVRNQKAKREANSHD
- a CDS encoding DNA methyltransferase, yielding MAFNQTQFFEDLEKLTTKVIDKNKKEDFIFDFLTLLDVSKSTITSLKKNDGRFNVAANPEAGEVANKQRIYFKPIDAGQDLAKALSEVVSSTIINQHKIRMVMVTDFNTVLINDTKYDETLDCDFADLYKNYHFLLPLAGLERAREYSEHPADVQASEKMGRLFDHIRKLNEFNTADDLHALNIFLTRLLFCFYAEDTGIFETNQFYDVIDRTTNIDGSDVDSVLYELFEVLDLPESSPKRDAKPTHLSAFPYVNGSLFAYQFAIPEFDARTRRILLECARLSWAEINPDIFGSMFQAVIDPEQRGSLGQHYTSVSNIMKVIQPLFLDELRAELDIVIALSNDNRHKNNKAERLDALLKRISQIKVFDPACGSGNFLIIAYKELRKLEIDVLKAQRDLLGSNDNLLGLGFDSVVSLDNLYGIEYDDFASQIARLSLWLAEHQMNVLFEQEFGASQPMLPLKDSGHIVYGNSLRIDWNEVCPNNGSDEIYIIGNPPFGGTTNRTDEQSEDMKIVFGKKKLKYLDYVTSWFWKGSQYITNSNAKLALVATNSITQGEQVGMLFPDIFELGINIVFAYQSFPWRNNAKHNAGVHVVIIGLSAISIKEKHIYKYIDKIWHTEFVSNISPYLVSGSNFAVLGRSKAIHGGSPMIKGNMPTDGGNLLMTTEEKNELINKEPEAEQWIRKLLGSDEFLNGKERWCLWFPDEKLEMLEQLPLIKSRLDGVRQSRLKSPAKSTREFSKYPHIFRQIAQQKTGNYILVPRVSSERRKYVPMDFISYEVISTDRNQLIPNGSMYTFGILNSILHNEWMRLVTGRLESRYNYSITTVYNTFIFPDATDDQKKKIENLAEEILLARASNAGMTLAELYDPDKMPEDLKQAHSNLDDAVDKLYRPQGFSNTEERLAHLLARYEQLIEAEQQRKGKKKAK
- a CDS encoding helix-turn-helix domain-containing protein gives rise to the protein MTDFTPLGNYMASLPADRQQVINDKSKLLSQSIELAKLRKIKQLKQTELAAMMNVSQANISKVESGKDIQLSTLQNYVRALGGEVSIIAKMPDHTVTLI